The nucleotide window CTCCCTGTCATAAAGTTAGCCCTCCAATTTGGATCAAGAGTACTGGATGGCTAAGTCTGACTAATTCTAATAGGATAATTTGAAGTATTGTTAGTAGCACTGGCATAGTACCCTTTCGTCGGTTTTTTATGAAGTCCCTTACCAATTCCAATCAACCAAAGAACCAACATTTTTTCACGTCAACTAAATTAATGGACCTGGCTTTAGCCTCATAAAAAGCGTGATTTTCTTAACTGGATGATCTTTGCTTGAAATGCCAAATCAGATGTTATTATCCACACAAGGATCTAGTGGAGCTACTTTTCAGTGTATGCCTTGTAGTCACATTCCAGATTCATGCCTTCTGTTAAAATCAATCACATTAACAACAATCCAACTTGGAACTGAAGCTAGACTTGGCAAAGAGATATAACACCATGACATGTCCAACTTATAATACTATCACTTAACAATAccttaaacaaattttttttagggaaCAATACCTTAAACATTATGACACTCGCAATGATTGCCAGCGTTGTAAACATGACATAATAAATAGGGGACACGACTGCAGTATTGAACGTATCAAGCGCCTGAAAAATCAGAGTTGAGTGGTTCAGTAGAGAATATGAATACAAAGATTCCTTTAATTCTTCTAAAgaaacatacatatatatggtaTACATGTATCCTTGAATGTATCCATATATATGTTCAtgcacacacaaaaaacaagAGTCAAACTACTACTGCAATAAAGAATAACCCTCAAGTTATTTTTaccttttaattatgttttttaagATGCTTACAGAAATGTTGACAAGCCAAGTTATAGATCTTTTATTGTAATGAACTAGATGAGTCCCAAATAGTTGtaccaaattaaaaaagctGTGGATGCATAACTAAGGATTGCATGCTTTCTTTCTGATCTGAATGCTTTTCCACCTAATAAAAAACAGCTGCCTTATATTATACATAAACTAAATTACAGTGTCATGGGGTGGAATAATTTAAAGTAAAGAATTCAGTTGAGATAATAAggctaaattaattaaaacaaatctAAAAGGACTATTACCGTCCCGTCCAATTGAGCAATTTAgctataaataataaaacttaactAAGTCCCTATATTTGAAATCACTCCTCAGAAATGGGCCCTTAGGTTCTTTATTCTCTACAATACCGACCTCattactttctttcttttttttcattatgcCCCTCCTATTCaggatttcacaaaaaataaataaataaaagagaggAATCAGTAAAGCAAACTCCTGGAAATTTCAGAATAACTATTTTCATGTATTCTCAAGTCAATAGCAGAATGTGAGTTCAATTGAATTGACTAACTGAGTATTTCTTAAGAATCTTAATATGCAGCCCAGATTCCAGCCATGACCCAAATAGGCAAGCTTGCTATGTTCTACCACATTGATTCATTGAATGTAAGATATGAAATATTCTAACAAATATAACCTAGGAAATCTTAGGCAACTGGAAACTTGTGCAAAATCGTGTTCTTGCCGGCAAGAATTGAACTAATTAAACTATCCTGAGGAATTACATCAATGAGCCATGCTTGATAGCTTCAATTGAGCTCCAAACTAGAATCCAAGGGATAAACATGCAACATTCAGAAAATATCCTCTACCACCAACTGAGGAGAAACAAAAGTGGCAGGAGCCCATAAAGGTTTATCAAAGGCATGGTATATCCAAGGCTCAAGCCGTAGTGTGGCACAGTTGGGTCGGGTGCATTGAGGATAGTAAATAGTTGGGCTTGGGCAAGTTCAATCAATAATGGTGGactgttttcttttaacatTATTTAAGTTAAGGATACTTAAATATACCTAGGGTTTCTCTTCCGTTTTCTGTTTGAAGAGTCGTTTTAACGCTGTTTAAGTGAAGGATATTTTAGTACCTTTTTATCCAGAGTTCTTCTTAGGTTTAGGTTCTATAAATTATCTAGTCGTGATCATTTAGAACAGATTTTGATGATTGAATAAAGTTACATCAGCTTTGCTTCTCTCAAGGTATGTACGATGCAACCTGACCCTAGGTGTGATGCCTAAGGCCTCTGTAAGTGATTCCTAAAACACTATTGGTGTGATGCTATTAGTTTCTAtcgttttcttttaattttctcctTGCATTCCATAAATTTCCATTTTGATCTTACTTGGATATTATTTCTCTTTGTCCTGCATCACCACCACTCTTTAAATGACATGTAATATGTTATCAATGTCATTAACCGCTctagtgaagaaaaaaaatttatatgaaaatatGAGTAAGAGATGTGGCAACCACATATTAACTATTGAAACTATATTGAACATTACACAGAAATTTGAAAAGATCATATGACATGAAATTATCCTATGATTAATTGTAGTTAAAGCCTCCACCGAAGGCAGCTACAGACTTTGACTTGTACAAATGTATTTTCAATACCGATTTCTTTTTTGCAGCATATATTCATTAGAAAACTGCTTTCTATGACTAACTTAGTAGTGAGGATAGAACAAGATTAATCTTAAAGACGGGAAAGGGTCTAAAACTGAACAAAACTTGATGGGTTTCCCATACATCCTCTGAAAAGTACATAGAACCACTCGTCCCCGAACATGTCAAATTTTATAGACTAAACAAAAGCCTACTTATGTTCAGACTACTTTTTCTGTTAGTGATAGATGCAATGCACAAAAGCAAAGCGAACGGCAGGACAAGGGAATAGCCAGAAAACTAATCTAGAGAAGGGGAAAGGTGGAAGAACAGTACAAGAGCAAGAACTTCCAAAAGACTCCTATAAATTTGTCCATATCTAACATATTCACAATGAAACGGAGTTTCTAACCTTATTCAAATAATTCATTTGAGTGATGACGCATGTAGCTACGACCAACATAAAAAACCACGTCTCTGGATAGATTAACTGATTCTTCCCCTCAAAAGTTAATTTCAGAGCAGTTCCTAGGGCTTTAACACTCATCACCTGCAGAATCATGGAAAACAATGCATGTAAATTACGAGAGATCCAGatattattaaaattgaaaggAAATAATTTGATAACAAGAAATCATTTAAAGCAGACTCAGGTCTACAGGGACTCTGTAGATTGATGTGCTAACAGAAATTTGTCTTCATCCAACTAAGCAATCAGTTTGACTTATGTATCAATTACCCACCCAGTCCCCACTCTaaactttttcaaaataaatctGTACTGTAACTTTATAATGAAATTTAAGCACGAAAACTTACAGGTTGATATTAGAACAATTTGAACACTAGTTTTATGTGTGAACTTTGTGCTTAAAGTTTAAATTCTTACATTCTGTATAATGCATAATTATTTTAGTACAGTAAGACAAGAATGAGAGGAGATCAGgtttcctcctttttttttttttttttggagaacaCCATAGgttgaaaagagagaaactCAATACAGTAAGACAGAAATGAACTAAAGCTTATAAGTACTTGAAACAATTTACCGAGAGAGAACCCATCAATGAACAAATGCCGGTGAAAACTAGAACATTCGTGTGCCCACATTGTGGTGCAAAATGGAAGACTAGTATGAAAACCAGAACAACCACTGAGCCCACATAAAGCAAAAACGCTGAAATAGACAGTATATGTTGTTAATTTCCAATGAAGAATCATATAAAGCtcaagaaaacagagaaaaaggaaTTCGAATAAAACAAATAGCTTGAATCAAACCTGGCTGAGTTGCCATACTCCATATTTCAAGAACTGAAGTTATAGAATGCTCCTTTGGTGCATGGATAACAATAATGATCGACCCGGCAATGCACATTACACAGCCCAAAACTCCAAGCCGGTGCAACCTCTCCTTCAAGATAAAATGAGCCAGCACAGCACTACACCATaccattcaatttttaaacatTATTAGTAAAACCTAACATCATAGGAcatgataaaaatatatacGAACAACCAAGCATGGAATCAAAAGCAATATATGAGCAGTTACCTTACAATTATACTTAATGCACCGAGAGGGGTAACAAGAACTGCCGGAGCAAATGCATAGGCAACAAAGTTTGCAATCTCTCCAACAATCACTATATCAAAAATCATAAATCAAGAGAGATTCTGCAAACCATCAGTGGAATTGAACGAACAAAATGAGTACCAAAACCCGTACTTTTAACTGACATAGTGACGTTGGAAAACATCAATTGCTACAATGCAACAATAGCATTACTTCCATGGTGAAGAAAATTATTTCCCATGACAAGCACTTGAACTCGATTACAAAATGAAGCGTGAATGGTGatgaaataccaaaaaatcaTAAGAGCAAGTAATGACCATAATCCATAAAGTTTTATAGACAACATGGCCATAACTATTTGCAGAATCTATATTCAACgataaaaatatacaaaaaacaacaacagtTATCAGAATTTTGGCTGTCTTACAAACATTATGAAACAGaaccaaaaagcaaaaaacagATGTAGAAGCTTACTTGTAATAAAGCCCAGCCACCACAGAGGCTCCAAGAGATAAGAGTACCCGCCATAACCTACAACAATCAAGGATCAATAACAAACCAatcaatagaaaaaaataataataataataataaataaaaaataaaaaaaaccccatcTGATAAAACCAATATAGGTAAAAGAAAAACCGAGATtgagaataaataaatgaacagAAAGTCACCAGCTCTGACCCCAGAAGCAGCTGCGGCTCTTCTGAGGCCTTTCTTCTTGATAATAAAGCTTGCCCCTATGAACCCACTTGAAAGCAAAGCCAAAACAAAGCCTTTAAGATTGTCTTTGGAGAAACCCATGTCGAAtatgtctctctctttctgaAATTTTCGCTGGTTTCTTCATGGAAATACAACAGagtcaaaaaatttgggagaTCATCACCTCGTTGGCAAACCTTGGTGAATAATACGCTCTTTTTCAGGTTGCCGGGTTGTGGGGACAGCAACGGTGTCAAGCAGAGGTAGAGCTACATTATTTGAGAGATTGGGCTC belongs to Prunus persica cultivar Lovell chromosome G4, Prunus_persica_NCBIv2, whole genome shotgun sequence and includes:
- the LOC18778926 gene encoding probable magnesium transporter NIPA3 isoform X3, whose amino-acid sequence is MGFSKDNLKGFVLALLSSGFIGASFIIKKKGLRRAAAASGVRAGYGGYSYLLEPLWWLGFITMIVGEIANFVAYAFAPAVLVTPLGALSIIVSAVLAHFILKERLHRLGVLGCVMCIAGSIIIVIHAPKEHSITSVLEIWSMATQPAFLLYVGSVVVLVFILVFHFAPQCGHTNVLVFTGICSLMGSLSVMSVKALGTALKLTFEGKNQLIYPETWFFMLVVATCVITQMNYLNKALDTFNTAVVSPIYYVMFTTLAIIASVIMFKKA
- the LOC18778926 gene encoding probable magnesium transporter NIPA6 isoform X1; amino-acid sequence: MGFSKDNLKGFVLALLSSGFIGASFIIKKKGLRRAAAASGVRAGYGGYSYLLEPLWWLGFITMIVGEIANFVAYAFAPAVLVTPLGALSIIVSAVLAHFILKERLHRLGVLGCVMCIAGSIIIVIHAPKEHSITSVLEIWSMATQPAFLLYVGSVVVLVFILVFHFAPQCGHTNVLVFTGICSLMGSLSVMSVKALGTALKLTFEGKNQLIYPETWFFMLVVATCVITQMNYLNKALDTFNTAVVSPIYYVMFTTLAIIASVIMFKDWDDQSGGAILSEICGFIVVLCGTILLHSTKEFERSSSFRGGSYMPVSPSLSARLCSGGNGELEKHEEEDGSPSEEICLRRQELY
- the LOC18778926 gene encoding probable magnesium transporter NIPA3 isoform X2, producing the protein MIFDIVIVGEIANFVAYAFAPAVLVTPLGALSIIVSAVLAHFILKERLHRLGVLGCVMCIAGSIIIVIHAPKEHSITSVLEIWSMATQPAFLLYVGSVVVLVFILVFHFAPQCGHTNVLVFTGICSLMGSLSVMSVKALGTALKLTFEGKNQLIYPETWFFMLVVATCVITQMNYLNKALDTFNTAVVSPIYYVMFTTLAIIASVIMFKDWDDQSGGAILSEICGFIVVLCGTILLHSTKEFERSSSFRGGSYMPVSPSLSARLCSGGNGELEKHEEEDGSPSEEICLRRQELY